Below is a window of Acidimicrobiales bacterium DNA.
CGAGCGGCGGCTCCCCCGGCCGCACCAGCAGCTTCGCCCCCCGGCCCGGCCCCTCGATCACCGTGGCCAGCGCCACCGGCTGCTCCGCCCGGATCGCGGCCGCGAGGCCGTCGAGCATCCCCTCCGGCCACGCCGTCAGCGGCTCCACGAACAGGTGGACGGTGCCGCCGCAGGTGAGCCCGACGGCGAAGGCGTCGTCGTCGCTGTAGCCGAAGCTGACCAGCCGGCCCTCGCCCGACTCCAGCACCTCCAGGCCCTCGGCGACCACGGCGCCCTCCACGCAGCCGCCCGACACCGAGCCGACCACCTGGCTGCGCTCGTCGACCGCCATCGCCGCGCCCGGCTCCCGCGGCCCCGAGCCGGCCACGTCGACCACCCGGGCCAACGCCACCTTCACCGACTCCCGCCGCCAGCGGTCCAGGTCGTCGAGCAGGTCCCTCATGACGTCACCAACTCTGCCAGGGCCTCCAGCGAGGCGACGGAGTGGCCCTCGACGAAGGCGTCGACGTGCGGCAACGCCGCCGCCATCCCCCGGGCCAGGGGCGCGTAGCCGGGCGACGCCTTGAGCGGGTTCACCCACACCACCCGGTGGGCGACGCGCCGCAGGCGGGCCATCTCGCGGCCCAGCTCGGCCGGGTCGCCACGGTCCCAGCCGTCGGAGAGCACCACGACCACCGCACCGCGCGCCGTCCCCGGGACACCCCAGCGCTGGTTGAACCGCCGGAGCCCCTCGCCCAGGCGGGTGCCGCCGTCCCAGTCGGTCACGGCCGCGGCCGCATCCCGCAGCGCCCGGTCGGGATCGTGGGTGGTCAGCTCGTGGGTGATCCGGGTGGTGCGGGTGCCCAGCGTGAACACCTCCACCTGACCGGGCCGGCGGGCCACGGTGGCGGCGTGGGCGAAGCGGGCCAGCGCCCGGGAGTAGGGCTCCATCGAGCCGCTCACGTCGAGCAGCAGCAGGAGCCGCCGCGGTCGGGCGCCGGGCCGGGTGGTGACCGGGCGCAGCACCTCGCCGCCGGTGCGCACGGCCCGGCGCAGCGACCGGCCCAGGTCGGGGCGACCCCGGGAGCGGTGGCTGCGGCGCTCGACCACCCGGCGCCGGCTGGGGCGCTCGACGGCCCGGGTGCGCAGGTCGGCGATCAGCCGGTGGGCCTCGTCCCGCTCGTCGGGCGTGCAGGCGGCCAGGTCCTTGTGGCGCAGCACCTCGACGGCGCTCCACTGCAGCCGCACCACCGGCTCGTCGCCCGTGGTCACGTCGTCGGCCTCGTCGTCGCCGTGCCCGTCGCCATCGAGGTACAGGGTGGCGGGAACCTCGACGTGTCCCACTGTGCCGTCGTTCTGCTGCTCGGCGGCGAACACCCGGTCGTAGGTGGCGACGTCCTCGGGCCGGCGCACCAGCGTCGCCCGCCCCGCCCAGTACACCCGGTCGGCCGAGGCAGGGGCGAGTGCGGCGAGGGCCTCGGCGAACATCACCGTGCTGCCGGTGGGGACCGGGAGCCCGGCCCGCCGCAGCGCCGCCACGAACCCGACGACCCACTCGGCGGTCTCAGCCACGACCGCGGTCCGCCTCCCGGACCAGGGCGTCGAGGCCGTGCTCGCGCACCCGCTCCTGGTCCTCGTGGTACTTGACGACGGTCCCCAGCGTGGCGGCGGCGCCGTGCTCGTCGAGCGTGGCGCGGCCCAGCGTCGTCAGCGCCTGCGCCCAGTCGATGGTCTCGGCCACGCCCGGCGGCTTGTACAGCGACAGGCCCCTGATCTCGTGGGCCGCGGTGGCGACCTGCCAGGCCAGCGCCTCCGGCACCTCGGGCGCCCGGAGCCGCACGATCGCCACCTCGCGGGCGACGTCGGGCTGCTCCACCCAGTGGTAGAGGCAGCGCCGC
It encodes the following:
- a CDS encoding VWA domain-containing protein; this encodes MAETAEWVVGFVAALRRAGLPVPTGSTVMFAEALAALAPASADRVYWAGRATLVRRPEDVATYDRVFAAEQQNDGTVGHVEVPATLYLDGDGHGDDEADDVTTGDEPVVRLQWSAVEVLRHKDLAACTPDERDEAHRLIADLRTRAVERPSRRRVVERRSHRSRGRPDLGRSLRRAVRTGGEVLRPVTTRPGARPRRLLLLLDVSGSMEPYSRALARFAHAATVARRPGQVEVFTLGTRTTRITHELTTHDPDRALRDAAAAVTDWDGGTRLGEGLRRFNQRWGVPGTARGAVVVVLSDGWDRGDPAELGREMARLRRVAHRVVWVNPLKASPGYAPLARGMAAALPHVDAFVEGHSVASLEALAELVTS